The window CCCGCCCTGCCGCTGCGCCAATACCTCGGGCACTCCGCGCACCGGCACGCCAACAGTTCCATCCTGCACCAGCCTCAGCGCGCCAGACCGTTCCGTCACTAGATAACCGCCCTCAGGCAGCACGGCGACGCCCCAAGGAGTTTCTAACCCGTCTGCCAAAACTTCTATCTGTAAAGACACGCCACTTTTCAGGGCAGGTGCGCGTGTCTGCGTCGGCCACGCGGGGCTGAACTGCGGTGCATTCTTGCTGCCCTGCTCAACACCCTGCGCCGAAGCGCCCGTAACCAGACCCATCGCCATAAGAAACGTCAGTAGCTTACCCATTGCCCATCCTCCTTTGATCTTAATAAGGATGGCGCAAAACGGTGCGAGGTCCACCCCGCACCGCAAATTTGGCTCAGATGCCGTGGACCGACAAACCCTTGTAGATTTGTGCGATCTTCTCGATCGCCTGTTCTGGGGGCAACTCTTCACTTTCGCCGGTGCGGCGCGATGTCAGCTCAACCACACCGTTCTTAAGACCGCGGGGCCCAACGGTGATCCTCCATGGCAGACCGATCAGGTCCATTGTCGCGAACTTGCCGCCTGCACGCTCATTGCGGTCATCGTAGAGAGGATCAAGGCCCAGCGCTACAAGGCTGTTGTACAAAGACTCACAAGCGGCATCCGCCTCTTCATCACCCTGCTTGAGGTTCACGATACCACAGTGGAACGGCGTGACACCCTCTGGCCAGATGATACCTTTGTCATCATGGCTTGCCTCGATAATCGCGCCCAACAGACGGCTGACGCCAATGCCATGGCTCCCCATGTGTACCGGCACAACTTTCCCGTCAGGACCCTGCACCTTCGCGCCCATGGTCTCTGAATACTTGGTGCCAAAGTAGAAAATCTGCCCGACTTCAATGCCACGCGCGACACGGCGCCGCTCTTCAGGGACCTCGTTGAACAGGGCCTCATCATGCGTTTCATCCGTACGGGCATATTTTGAAGTAAACTCTTCCATCACCGCCGCACAATCTGCATGGCTGTCATAGTTGATTTCACGGTCCCCGAACCGCAGATCGGTCACCGCGCTGTCATAGAACACCTCGGACTCACCGGTGTCCGCCAGAACAAGGAACTCATGCGTATCATCGCCCCCGATAGGGCCGCTGTCCGCGCGCATTGGGATCGCCTGCAATCCCATACGCTCGTACGTGCGCAAATAGCTGACCAAGTGGCGATTGTACGCGTGCATCGCATCCTCTTTGGTCAGATCAAAGTTGTATCCATCCTTCATAAAGAACTCGCGGCCACGCATCACGCCAAAGCGCGGACGCATCTCATCGCGGAACTTCCACTGGATATGATACAGCGTCAGCGGCAGATCTTTGTAGGACCCGACATGCGACCGGAAGATGTCCGTAATCATCTCTTCATTGGTCGGACCATACAGCATGTCGCGCCCCTGACGGTCCTTGATCCGCAGCATCTCTTCGCCATAATCGTCATAGCGACCGCTTTCGCGCCACAAATCGGCAGACTGCAACGTCGGCATCAGCATCGGCACATGGCCCGCGCGAACCTGCTCTTCGTGAACAATGTTCTCGAGCTTGCGCAGAACCTTGAACCCCAAAGGCAGCCAGGAATAAATCCCAGCAGCATTTTGCTTGATCATGCCGGCCCGCAACATATAGCGGTGGCTGACAATCTGCGCCTCGGAAGGGGTTTCTTTCAGGACAGGCAGGAAATAACGGCTCAAACGCATGGGGCAATCCTCATTCAACTTTGCGATTTGCCTATGCCAAACATGAACCCAATACAATCATCATCCCGCGCCCCATTTCTTTTGGCCGGAAATATCCTGGGGTGTTTGAGGGGCTAGCCCCTCAATCCACGGCCTCCACAGCGCGCGCCGCCAATCGCAGCGCGACCTGTGTGGCCTTTGCCATATCCTGCACCGATATCCATTCCAGCGGTCCATGGATTTCCTGCATGCCGGTAAAGATATTGGGGCACGGCAGCCCCATTTCGGTCAACCGCGATCCATCGGTCCCACCACGGATCGGCACCGATATGGGCTCCAACCCTACATCGCGCACGGCCTCATGCGCCAGATGTACAGGCGTCATATCATTCTTGAGCCAATAGCGCATGTTCCGGTACTGCGGTGTGATCTTGCAAGTGATAGTGGCACGTGGCTCGGTCTTGGCAATAGCATCACAGACTGCGCGCAGGATTGCGCCCTTCTGTTCCAGCCCGTCCCGTTCAAAATCGCGTATAATAAAGCCGATGTGTGTTTCGGCAGCACCACCAGTTATGTCGGTGGCATGGATAAACCCCTCAACCCCGCTTGTCGTTTCCGGTGTCATCGTCGTTTGCGGCAATGTTTCGATGATCCGGGCCGCCAGATGCATGGCGTTCACCAGCTTGTCCTTGGCCCAGCCAGGATGGATCGACACGCCGGTCACCGTCACGATCGCCCGATCGGCCGAAAAAGTCTCGTGCTCCACCTCGCCGGGCTTTGAGCCGTCGAAGGTATAAGCAAAGTCGCACGCCATATCGGCGGGCAAACGCGCATCGACGCCACGCCCGATTTCTTCGTCCGGCGTAAACGCCAGGCGCAGTTCGCCATGGGCAATTTCGGGGTTATCCAGCAGATGCTTTGCCGCTGTCATAATGATCGCGACACCAGCCTTGTCATCGCCCCCCAACAACGTTGTCCCGGACGCCGTGATCAGATCATGGCCCACGCAATCCGCCAAATGTGGTGATATATCGGGCGCCAAACGGCGTTCTGGCGCATCGGGAAAAGAGATATCTCCGCCGTTGTACCCTTGAATGACCCTTGGCTTCACGCCTGTGGCGTTAAACTGCGGGGCGGTATCGACGTGGGCGCACAATCCCATAACAGGCCCATCCGTGTTCCCCGGAATTGTCGCCAGCACCACGCCGTAGTCGGTCAGACGCACATCACTTGCGCCCATATCCTCAAGCTCGGCAATCAGAAGGTGGCTTAGGTCAAGCTGGCGCGCCGTAGAGGGCTGAGCGGTGCTGTTCTCGTCTGATTGGGTATCAATGGCGGCATAGCGCATCAGACGGGTTTGCAGTTCGGTATCAAATGGGGTGCGCATGGGCGGCTCCTGTCATTCTTTTGTTCTAAGGTGCTGTGCGCGCGAAAAGTGTCAAGCGGAGTCACTGTACCAGCCCTCCAAGTCAATCAATGGCGCCGCTCGAAACCTCACTTCTCGCAACAGGAGATCAAACAGAAAGAAAGACGCGTGCGATTTAGCGCCGTCCGGGCCCTCAGCATCGTCAAATTCACGCGCGCCCCCTTGAAAACAGGCCTCCCATGGGCGATGTGTTGATGAACACTCAGGAGAGACAAATGGCCCTGCCAATCAGAGACCAAATTAAATACTGGGGCATGGCAGCAGCCGTGTTTCTGGTGATTTTATGGTTTATGGGTGACGTGCTTTTGCCCTTTGTGCTTGGCAGTGCGATCGCATATTTCCTAGATCCCGTTGCCGACCGGTTGGAAAACTTGGGTCTAAGCCGCGCCATGTCGACGGCAGTGATCACTGTCCTTGCGATCCTGATCTTCGTCATCATGGCACTGCTGGTTTTTCCGACCCTGATTTCGCAGGCCGTAAACCTGTTCGAAATAGCGCCCGACCTGACCAAGCGCTTTACCGCTGCGCTGACCGAACGCTTCCCCTCCATTCTCGACAACGGGTCGACACTTCGCAACTCCCTGAACTCATTGGGCACAGCCGTGCAAGAGCGCGGTGGCGAGCTTTTGAATACCGCGCTCAGTTCGGCTGCGGGGATCATCAACGTCATCATGCTGTTCGTGATCGTGCCTGTCGTGGCGGTCTATATGCTGCTGGATTGGGACCGGATGATTGCGCACATCGACAGCATGTTGCCGCGCGACCATGCGCACGTAATCCGCAATCTTGCGACTGATATCGACAAAACGCTCGCCTCTTTCATCCGTGGCATGGGCACTGTCTGTCTTATTCTGGGCACCTACTATGCGATTGCGCTGATGTTGGTGGGTTTGCAGTTCGGCCTTGTTGTCGGCTTTGTCGCAGGCTTGGTCACATTCATCCCCTATCTCGGCGCGCTTATTGGCGGCGCATTGGCACTGGGTCTGGCGTTGTTCCAGTTCTGGGGTGATTGGGTATCGATCGGGCTTGTCGGCGGTATCTTTGTGATCGGCCAAGTCATTGAGGGCAATATTCTGACGCCCAAACTGGTTGGCGATTCCGTCGGGTTGCACCCCGTCTGGCTGATCCTTGCATTGGCGGTATTCGGTACGCTCTTTGGATTTGTGGGTATGTTGGTCGCTGTGCCCATGGCCGCTGCATTGGGTGTGATTGCGCGCTTTGGCGTCGAGCAGTACCAGCAAAGCCTGCTGTACCGGGGAACCGAACAAAATATCTCAATCCCAGACGAAGACACACTTTAAAATGGCCATGCAGTTGGGGTTTGATCTGCCGGTACGTACCGCGCGGGGCAGAAACGATTTTCTGGTCGCGCCATCCAATGCGATGGCCGTTGCAATGATCGAAAACTGGCGTAACTGGGCAGGCGGCAAGATGGTGCTGACGGGGCCTGAAGGCGCAGGCAAGACCCACCTGACCCATGTTTGGGCCGACACCGCCCAAGCACGCCTGATCCATGCGACCGACCTACGCGATGACGATGTGCCAAAACTGGCCCAGTCCAGTATCGCAGTGGAAGATGTGCCGCAAATTTCCGGCAATTCGGAAGCCCAGACTGCCCTGTTTCACCTGCACAACATGGTTCTGGCAGAAGGTTATTCGCTGCTGCTGACAGGCGTTGGCGCCGTGGCTCACTGGGGCCTGTCGCTACCCGATCTGGTCAGCCGTCTACAAGGCGCGCTTGAGGTTTCCATCGACGCACCGGATGACGCGCTTTTGTCCGCTGTGCTGGTCAAGTTGCTGGCCGACCGACAGTTGGTACCGCCATCCGACCTGATCCCTTACCTTCTGAACCGAATGGACCGATCGTTTATTGCGGCCAACCGCTTTGTTGCCGCGCTTGACCGCGAAAGCCTTGCGCGCAAACGGCCCATCACCCGTGCACTCGCCGCGCAAGTGCTGGACAAAGCCGAAACAGACGCGCGATACTAAGAACAATCCTGTCTTATTGCCGTTACATTTATATTGGATAAGCCCCCTTATGTCCGATGCCGATTTCCTTACCGCGCCTTACGATACTCCTGTTGAGCTGCCCGATCTTGATCTGGACAGCCCTGCCCGTTTCCAGAACCGTGAGCTGAGTTGGCTCCGCTTTAACTGGCGCGTTGTGGAAGAGGCCGAAAACCCCCGCGTGCCACTGCTTGAGCGGCTGCGCTTCCTGTCGATCTCGGCCGACAATCTGGACGAATTCTATACCGTGCGCGTGGCTGGCCTGCGCGAACTTGCACAAGCGGGCAATACCACGCCCGCCGCCGACGGCCTGACGCCGGCAGAGCAGCTTGTGCTGATCAATCACGACGCCCGCGCGCTGATGCTGCGCCAGCAAGGCGTGCTGGTGGAATTGCTGCGCGAAATGGACGATCAGAACATCATGCTTGAAGGGCTGGATGATCTAAGCGCGGCTGACAAAGAAGCATTGGATGATGTGTTTCTAAATCAGGTGTTCGCCGTCCTCTCACCGTTGGCGATTGATCCTGCGCACCCGTTTCCCTTTCTGCCCAATACCGGCTTTGCCCTCGCGCTCCAGCTTGAGCGTAGCCGTGATAAAAAGCCATTGCAGGCACTGCTGCCAATTCCCGCGCAAATCGACAGGTTTGTGTCGCTTCCAGCGCCGGACGGATGCAAACGCTTTTTGCCGCTCGAAGAGCTGCTTATCCTGAAAATACCGGATCTGTTTCCCGGCTATAAGCTAAAGGCACATTTCGAATTCCGCGTCCTGCGCGACAGCGATCTTGAGGTCGAGGACGAAGCCGAAGACCTTGTGCGCGAGTTTGAAGTTGCCCTTAAACGCCGTCGTCGCGGCGAAGTTGTGCGGATGACCCACTCTGCCGGAGCACCGACCAAGCTGCTTGCGACGGTCATGGACGAACTTGGCGCGAAACCGCAGGATGTGATCGAGATCGAGGGCATGATCGGCATTGACGATTTATCCCAGTTGGTCACCGACGACCGCCTTGATCTGCTGTGGCCCCAATTCACCCCCCGTATCCCCGAACGGGTCACCGACCATGATGGAGATATGTTCAAGGCG is drawn from Sulfitobacter sp. S223 and contains these coding sequences:
- the pepT gene encoding peptidase T encodes the protein MRTPFDTELQTRLMRYAAIDTQSDENSTAQPSTARQLDLSHLLIAELEDMGASDVRLTDYGVVLATIPGNTDGPVMGLCAHVDTAPQFNATGVKPRVIQGYNGGDISFPDAPERRLAPDISPHLADCVGHDLITASGTTLLGGDDKAGVAIIMTAAKHLLDNPEIAHGELRLAFTPDEEIGRGVDARLPADMACDFAYTFDGSKPGEVEHETFSADRAIVTVTGVSIHPGWAKDKLVNAMHLAARIIETLPQTTMTPETTSGVEGFIHATDITGGAAETHIGFIIRDFERDGLEQKGAILRAVCDAIAKTEPRATITCKITPQYRNMRYWLKNDMTPVHLAHEAVRDVGLEPISVPIRGGTDGSRLTEMGLPCPNIFTGMQEIHGPLEWISVQDMAKATQVALRLAARAVEAVD
- the proS gene encoding proline--tRNA ligase, whose product is MRLSRYFLPVLKETPSEAQIVSHRYMLRAGMIKQNAAGIYSWLPLGFKVLRKLENIVHEEQVRAGHVPMLMPTLQSADLWRESGRYDDYGEEMLRIKDRQGRDMLYGPTNEEMITDIFRSHVGSYKDLPLTLYHIQWKFRDEMRPRFGVMRGREFFMKDGYNFDLTKEDAMHAYNRHLVSYLRTYERMGLQAIPMRADSGPIGGDDTHEFLVLADTGESEVFYDSAVTDLRFGDREINYDSHADCAAVMEEFTSKYARTDETHDEALFNEVPEERRRVARGIEVGQIFYFGTKYSETMGAKVQGPDGKVVPVHMGSHGIGVSRLLGAIIEASHDDKGIIWPEGVTPFHCGIVNLKQGDEEADAACESLYNSLVALGLDPLYDDRNERAGGKFATMDLIGLPWRITVGPRGLKNGVVELTSRRTGESEELPPEQAIEKIAQIYKGLSVHGI
- a CDS encoding AI-2E family transporter — its product is MALPIRDQIKYWGMAAAVFLVILWFMGDVLLPFVLGSAIAYFLDPVADRLENLGLSRAMSTAVITVLAILIFVIMALLVFPTLISQAVNLFEIAPDLTKRFTAALTERFPSILDNGSTLRNSLNSLGTAVQERGGELLNTALSSAAGIINVIMLFVIVPVVAVYMLLDWDRMIAHIDSMLPRDHAHVIRNLATDIDKTLASFIRGMGTVCLILGTYYAIALMLVGLQFGLVVGFVAGLVTFIPYLGALIGGALALGLALFQFWGDWVSIGLVGGIFVIGQVIEGNILTPKLVGDSVGLHPVWLILALAVFGTLFGFVGMLVAVPMAAALGVIARFGVEQYQQSLLYRGTEQNISIPDEDTL
- a CDS encoding chromosomal replication initiator DnaA codes for the protein MAMQLGFDLPVRTARGRNDFLVAPSNAMAVAMIENWRNWAGGKMVLTGPEGAGKTHLTHVWADTAQARLIHATDLRDDDVPKLAQSSIAVEDVPQISGNSEAQTALFHLHNMVLAEGYSLLLTGVGAVAHWGLSLPDLVSRLQGALEVSIDAPDDALLSAVLVKLLADRQLVPPSDLIPYLLNRMDRSFIAANRFVAALDRESLARKRPITRALAAQVLDKAETDARY